In Herbinix luporum, a single window of DNA contains:
- a CDS encoding polysaccharide deacetylase family protein, whose amino-acid sequence MEEVSRSIYGIEERIYQRGGTYVSYPIIVSGGLSYNRDLINNIILEDINNILRIYSADAFSELKENPYLPDTLNINYDIKRNNGHFLSIFYRADFFSPYGAHPTQLVYTTNIDLVNLRRIKLSDIVQVDNDLVDDFYSWELVTDQKLGKDYKEAINEYIIGLGRNILLMGFKTADIIGSDNLLGIFTYLTPDRIGISISVPNYLGDHVEYEKVKDINNLA is encoded by the coding sequence ATGGAAGAAGTAAGCAGGAGCATATATGGGATAGAGGAGCGTATATACCAAAGAGGCGGTACATACGTTTCCTATCCTATTATTGTATCGGGAGGTCTAAGTTATAATAGAGATTTGATAAATAATATAATCCTTGAAGATATCAATAATATTTTGAGAATATATTCTGCCGACGCATTTTCAGAATTAAAAGAAAATCCCTATTTACCGGATACATTGAATATTAATTATGATATAAAACGCAACAATGGCCATTTTCTTAGTATTTTTTATAGGGCAGATTTTTTTAGCCCCTATGGGGCTCATCCTACCCAATTGGTATATACAACCAATATAGATTTAGTAAATTTAAGACGTATAAAACTTTCGGATATAGTTCAGGTGGATAATGATTTAGTTGATGATTTTTATTCTTGGGAATTGGTGACTGACCAAAAGTTGGGTAAAGATTACAAGGAAGCAATAAATGAATATATTATAGGACTTGGCAGAAACATTTTATTGATGGGATTTAAAACTGCCGATATAATAGGATCTGATAATCTGCTTGGAATATTTACTTACCTGACACCGGATAGAATAGGAATCAGTATATCGGTACCCAATTATCTAGGTGATCATGTGGAATATGAAAAAGTAAAAGATATTAATAATTTGGCATAA
- the nrdR gene encoding transcriptional regulator NrdR has translation MKCPFCNKVNTRVIDSRPADDNTSIRRRRQCDDCHRRFTTYEKVESIPLVVIKKDNNREPYDRAKIEAGVFRSCHKRPISVDQITALVDEVETTIFNMEDKEIPSHIIGEILMDKLKDLDAVAYVRFASVYREFKDVNTFMNELKKILDS, from the coding sequence ATGAAATGCCCTTTTTGCAATAAGGTTAATACTAGAGTTATTGACTCTAGGCCTGCAGACGATAATACTTCCATTCGCAGAAGGCGTCAGTGTGACGACTGCCATAGAAGATTTACTACATATGAAAAGGTTGAGTCTATACCCCTTGTAGTTATAAAAAAGGATAATAACCGTGAACCTTATGATCGTGCAAAAATTGAAGCCGGAGTGTTTCGCTCCTGCCACAAAAGACCCATATCGGTTGATCAGATTACTGCCCTAGTGGATGAGGTGGAAACCACGATATTTAATATGGAAGATAAGGAAATTCCAAGTCACATAATAGGAGAAATCCTAATGGATAAGTTAAAAGATTTAGATGCGGTAGCATATGTTAGATTTGCTTCTGTTTACCGTGAATTCAAAGATGTTAACACTTTTATGAACGAATTAAAGAAGATATTAGATAGCTGA
- a CDS encoding PRC-barrel domain-containing protein produces the protein MRMCDLREKEVINCRDCKRLGYVSDIEFDICTGCITHIIVPGPCKIFGILGREHEYVISSCNIKQIGADIILVDVDIEKCLVKCD, from the coding sequence ATGCGAATGTGTGATTTAAGAGAAAAAGAAGTTATAAACTGTAGAGACTGCAAAAGGCTAGGCTATGTCTCCGATATAGAATTTGATATTTGCACCGGATGTATCACCCATATTATAGTACCGGGACCATGTAAAATTTTTGGTATATTAGGAAGGGAACATGAATATGTAATCAGTAGCTGCAATATTAAGCAAATAGGAGCAGATATAATTTTAGTGGATGTGGATATTGAAAAATGCCTTGTTAAATGTGACTAA
- a CDS encoding family 43 glycosylhydrolase, which translates to MQAFNPYLPSYEYIPDGEPYVFGDRLYVYGSHDAFNGKEFCQNDYVCWSAPIDDLGNWRYEGVIYKKIQDPHNKDGSRRLFAPDVQLGIDGRYYLYYALDSHGIMSVAVCDEPAGKYEYYGTVHYPDGKAVGYDKGDIYQFDPGVFIDDDKRVFLYTGFAPRDGQFPDDSFGYRRIEGAYCIELEQDMVTVKAGPKLILPKAGYAKGTSFEGHEFFEASSMRKINGKYYLVYSSINAHELCYAISDRPDGGFTFGGTIVSNGDVFYKGRELKDCVNYLGNNHGGLVQIKDQWYVFYHRQTNRHSYSRQGCAEKIYINEDGHIPQVEITSCGLNNGPLVGQGRYESYIACHLTSKWGAGFYTNNMEDYKDHPYFTQSGQDRESNPDQYIANIQDGGIAGFKYFDLSNTNSIAIEVRGEGEGEVIVTDGIEGEILTKIPVRQNKDYQIFKNSISKGEKKSALYFKYTGRGYIDFKAFYLE; encoded by the coding sequence ATGCAAGCATTTAACCCATATTTACCCAGTTACGAATATATACCTGACGGAGAACCTTATGTGTTCGGAGACAGATTATATGTTTACGGATCTCATGATGCTTTTAACGGAAAAGAATTTTGTCAAAACGACTATGTATGCTGGTCGGCTCCTATTGATGATTTAGGAAATTGGCGCTATGAAGGTGTTATATATAAGAAGATACAGGATCCTCATAATAAAGACGGCTCTAGACGTTTGTTTGCCCCGGATGTTCAGTTAGGGATAGATGGCAGGTATTATTTATATTATGCATTAGATAGCCACGGAATAATGTCTGTAGCTGTCTGTGATGAGCCTGCAGGTAAGTATGAATATTACGGCACTGTTCATTATCCGGACGGGAAAGCAGTAGGTTATGATAAAGGAGATATTTATCAGTTTGATCCCGGAGTTTTTATAGACGATGACAAAAGGGTATTTCTTTATACGGGATTTGCTCCAAGGGATGGTCAGTTTCCCGATGACAGTTTTGGTTACAGAAGAATAGAAGGAGCTTATTGTATTGAACTAGAACAGGATATGGTTACTGTTAAAGCCGGTCCAAAGCTTATTCTACCTAAAGCAGGATATGCTAAGGGAACAAGTTTTGAAGGTCATGAATTTTTTGAAGCCAGTTCCATGAGAAAAATAAATGGAAAGTACTATTTGGTTTATTCCTCCATTAATGCCCATGAATTATGCTATGCAATAAGTGACAGACCGGACGGTGGATTTACTTTCGGTGGCACAATTGTCAGTAACGGTGATGTTTTTTATAAGGGCAGGGAATTAAAGGATTGTGTAAATTATTTGGGTAATAATCATGGAGGTCTGGTTCAAATTAAAGATCAGTGGTATGTATTTTATCACAGACAAACTAACCGCCATAGCTATTCCAGACAGGGATGTGCTGAGAAAATATATATTAATGAGGATGGTCACATACCACAAGTGGAGATTACCAGTTGTGGACTAAATAATGGTCCCTTAGTAGGACAGGGAAGATATGAGTCTTATATCGCATGTCATCTTACTTCAAAATGGGGAGCCGGATTTTATACCAATAATATGGAGGATTATAAAGATCATCCATATTTTACACAAAGTGGACAAGACAGAGAAAGTAATCCCGATCAATATATTGCAAATATACAGGATGGGGGGATTGCCGGCTTTAAATATTTTGACTTAAGTAATACAAATAGTATTGCAATTGAGGTTAGAGGTGAAGGAGAAGGGGAAGTTATAGTAACCGATGGAATAGAAGGAGAGATATTAACTAAGATCCCTGTAAGGCAAAACAAAGATTATCAAATATTTAAGAACAGCATATCTAAAGGTGAGAAAAAATCTGCCTTATATTTTAAATATACAGGCAGAGGATATATAGATTTTAAGGCCTTCTATTTGGAGTAA